A part of Aspergillus oryzae RIB40 DNA, chromosome 7 genomic DNA contains:
- a CDS encoding amino acid permease (amino acid transporters) — protein sequence MSIKSGKDDTIMYQARSDLDEEDPGSQAGSIDPLAAPLKRRLKSRHLQMIAIGGIIGPGLLVGSGNALNKGGPAGCLISFSLVGLIVFFVMQSLGELATAIPVSGSFTEYAQRFVDDALAFGLGWAYWYLWVTILASEYNAISLVIGFWTDAVPQWGWILIFWVLFLGLSNLGVLAYGEMEFWLSLIKVLALLAFFILAICISTGGVGPGPIGFKYYHDPGAFADSINGVARTFVVAGTLYAGTEMVGVTAGESANPQKAVPTAIKQVFWRILIFYIGTFFFLGILLPYNHPKLLSSTSTAASSPLTIALTDAGILPAAHLINALIVISVISAGNGSLYVASRTMLFMARNGKAPRFIDRTNSRGVPWVALIFSNIFTCIVFLTLSSSAGRIYSALITLAGVATFVVWAVICIAHIRFRKAMVVQGDDPSRLPFRAALYPYGTYFALGATIFLVFFQGYTAFLNPFSVDDFIINYILLPVFVMLVVGYKIWNKTKIVKLEEMDIWTGRRVAVIDETETGKEHGWLAKLKDIIIG from the exons ATGTCTATCAAATCCGGAAAAGATGATACTATCATGTATCAGGCTCGGTCCGACCTGGACGAGGAGGACCCCGGCAGCCAGGCAGGGTCCATCGACCCCCTGGCTGCTCCgctgaagagaagattgaaaTCGCGACATTTGCAAATGATCGCAATTGGCG GGATTATCGGGCCGGGATTGTTGGTCGGTTCGGGAAATGCACTGAACAAGGGCGGCCCGGCGGGATGTTTGATCAGCTTTTCTCTTGTCGGGCTTATTGTGTTTTTTGTGAT GCAATCGCTGGGCGAACTGGCTACTGCAATCCCCGTTTCTGGATCGTTCACCGAGTATGCGCAACGATTCGTGGACGATGCGCTGGCTTTCGGGCTGGGATGGGCGTACTGGTATCTATGGGTGACG ATTCTGGCGAGTGAATATAATGCGATTTCGCTTGTCATCGGTTTCTGGACGGATGCTGTGCCCCAGTGGGGTTGGATCTTGATCTTTTGGGTCCTGTTCCTAGGGCTGTCCAATCTGGGTGTTCTAGCATATGGTGAAATGGAGTTTTGGTTGTCGCT TATCAAAGTGTTGGCGCTGCTCGCTTTCTTCATCCTAGCCATCTGCATCAGCACGGGCGGCGTCGGACCTGGTCCCATCGGATTCAAATATTACCATGATCCGGGCGCATTTGCCGATTCCATCAACGGTGTCGCAAGAACATTCGTCGTTGCCGGCACGCTTTACGCAGGCACAGAGAT GGTTGGAGTGACAGCTGGAGAATCAGCAAACCCGCAAAAGGCCGTCCCAACCGCCATCAAGCAGGTCTTCTGGCGTATCCTGATCTTCTACATCG gaaccttcttcttcctgggaaTCCTACTCCCCTACAACCACCCCAAACTTCTCAGCTCCACTTCCACCGCCGCCAGCTCCCCATTAACCATCGCGCTCACCGACGCGGGCATCCTCCCCGCCGCGCATCTAATCAACGCCCTAATCGTAATCAGCGTCATCTCCGCCGGCAACGGCTCCTTATACGTCGCATCCCGAACAATGCTCTTCATGGCCCGCAACGGCAAAGCACCACGCTTCATCGACCGCACCAATTCCCGGGGCGTACCCTGGGTCGCCCtaatcttctccaacatcttcacctgCATCGTATTCCTAACCCTCTCCTCAAGCGCAGGCCGAATCTACTCCGCCCTAATCACCTTAGCAGGAG tggcAACCTTCGTCGTCTGGGCCGTGATCTGCATCGCACACATCCGCTTCCGCAAAGCGATGGTCGTACAAGGCGACGATCCATCCCGACTTCCCTTCAGAGCTGCGCTCTATCCCTACGGGACGTATTTCGCGCTGGGCGCGACCATCTTCCTGGTTTTCTTTCAGGGGTATACGGCCTTCTTGAACCCGTTTAGTGTGGATGATTTCattattaattatatctTGTTGCCGGTTTTTGTCATGTTGGTTGTGGGGTATAAGATCTGGAATAAGACGAAGATTGTTAaactggaggagatggatatcTGGACGGGGAGGAGAGTTGCTGTGATTGATGAGACGGAAACGGGTAAAGAGCACGGTTGGTTGGCTAAGTTGAAGGATATAATTATTGGTTAA
- a CDS encoding zinc-dependent alcohol dehydrogenase (Zn-dependent alcohol dehydrogenases) — MSIPKYQTAATIERPRPGAKLDLRHDIPVPEPKAGEVLVKLECTGFCHSDLHNINGELPMSTNVPGHEGIGRVVQVGPDTTEDMMGKRVGVKYHSPISQLLKNGLTSTRWLYSTCMKCPTCKVNYPNCPNQSNSGRNVPGTFQQYIVSPADFVSIIAEELEPEAVAPLLCAGLTMYGALNKLHKFCQKGDWVVIMGAGGGLGHLGIQIGKEMGYNIIAVDSATKQDICMKSGAAAFVDFRNDVEKEVQNLTDGAGAHAVVVVVGLASAYNQALRLLRPLGTLVCVGLPSQDYRMPISPLDCVNRGIHVVGSCVGTEEEMQDLLRMAAAGRVSTHYQVFELMEVNTVIERLERFAIEGRAVLRIPTESPKATE; from the exons ATGTCCATCCCGAAGTACCAAACAGCAGCTACGATTGAGCGCCCCCGTCCCGGCGCGAAACTCGACCTCCGCCATGATATCCCCGTCCCTGAGCCGAAGGCAGGGGAGGTACTCGTCAAGTTGGAATGCACTGGTTTCTG TCATTCGGATCTACACAATATTAATGGGGAGTTACCCATGAGCACGAATGTCCCCGGCCACGAGGGGATCGGGAGAGTAGTCCAGG TTGGTCCGGATACGACCGAGGACATGATGGGGAAGCGTGTGGGCGTGAAGTACCATTCCCCTATATCGCAACTACTTAAAAATGGCCTAACAAGTACCAGATGGCTGTACAGCACCTGCATGAAGTGTCCGACGTGTAAGGTCAATTATCCGAATTGTCCGAATCAGAGTAATTCCGGTCGG AATGTCCCTGGAACGTTCCAGC AATATATCGTCTCCCCGGCCGATTTTGTATCGATTATTGCCGAGGAACTGGAGCCAGAGGCTGTTGCACCTTTGTTATGCG CTGGACTGACCATGTACGGCGCCCTGAATAAACTGCACAAGTTCTGCCAAAAGGGCGACTGGGTCGTAATTATGGGCGCCGGTGGTGGATTAGGACATTT AGGAATCCAAATcggaaaggaaatggggTACAATATCATCGCAGTAGACAG CGCAACAAAGCAAGACATTTGCATGAAGTCCGGCGCGGCGGCATTTGTCGATTTCCGCAACGAT GTagagaaagaagtccaaaATCTAACCGATGGCGCGGGCGCACACGCCGTCGTGGTAGTCGTCGGTCTTGCATCCGCGTACAATCAAGCCCTCCGACTCCTTCGCCCCCTCGGTACGCTTGTCTGCGTTGGTCTCCCCTCGCAAGACTACCGCATGCCTATCTCGCCGTTGGACTGTGTGAATCGCGGGATTCACGTCGTTGGGAGTTGTGTGGGGACGGAAGAGGAGATGCAGGATCTTCTGAGAATGGCAGCGGCCGGGCGGGTGTCTACGCACTATCAGGTTTTTGAATTAATGGAAGTGAACACGGTGATTGAGCGATTAGAACGGTTTGCGATAGAGGGCCGGGCCGTTTTGCGGATTCCGACGGAGAGTCCGAAAGCTACAGAGTAG
- a CDS encoding extracellular guanyl-specific ribonuclease RntA (predicted protein), translating into MMYSKLLTLTTLLLPTALALPSLVERACDYTCGSNCYSSSDVSTAQAAGYQLHEDGETVGSNSYPHKYNNYEGFDFSVSSPYYEWPILSSGDVYSGGSPGADRVVFNENNQLAGVITHTGASGNNFVECT; encoded by the exons ATGATGTACAGCAAG CTCCTAACCCTCAccactctcctcctccccaccGCCCTCGCCCTCCCCTCTCTGGTCGAGCGCGCCTGCGACTACACCTGCGGCAGCAACTGCTACTCCTCCTCCGACGTTTCCACCGCCCAGGCTGCCGGTTACCAGTTGCACGAGGACGGCGAGACCGTCGGCAGCAACAGCTACCCGCACAAGTACAACAACTACGAGGGCTTCGACTTCTCTGTGTCGTCTCCTTACTATGAGTGGCCGATTCTGAGCTCCGGAGATGTTTACAGCGGTGGTTCTCCCGGTGCGGACCGTGTGGTGTTCAACGAGAACAATCAGTTGGCTGGTGTGATTACTCACACTGGTGCTAGTGGTAACAACTTTGTTGAGTGTACTTAG